The window ggagggctttatgtttatgtccccataccagactgtgataaaGCCAGTCAGCATACCCTCCACCacgcctctgtagaaatttgcctaggtttctgatgtcaaaccaaacctccgcaaactcctgaggaagtcgaggcgctgatgggttttcttcacgatgccattcatgtgttgggtgcaggaaagatcctccaagatagtgactcccaagaacttgctcACCAGTAGTTTTActgaggtcagcacaacattgtggatcatagggcctgttctgtgctatagtgttctgcgTTCaaatccctcttcaatctctcccctgtCACCTTAAATCTAAGCCCTCTGGTTCTGGAACCTTCCACCCTGGGAAAATTACTGTACGTTCTTTAATGTTGCACTCACTATATCATTTGTGAACTGCTTTCACAATGCAATAGATCACAAGAAGTAGGCCacttagcccatcgagtctgttctgcgaCTCTACCCTGAGCTGAACTatactcacacctagttccaattgccaaccttttccccatatcccgaCACCCCAACCAATGAGATATTCCTGCTTAAACTCTCCCAGTGATCGGTGTCCACCACTGCCTGTAGtgatgagttccacagatccacagccCTCGGACTAAAGTATTTtcctatctctgttttaaatggtagCTTCTCaggccctcttgtcctggattcacccaccaagggaaacatcttattcactctgtccaattctttcagcattcgaaatgtcttCATGAGATCCCTTCtattcttctatattccagtgaatacagtacaagagctgccaaatgttcctcatatgttagctctcgcattccaggaataatcctggtaaacctcctcttcattccccccccccacccccccaacatcaCCACATTCTTTCTCAGATCATAGATGAGGGACGTGATTCAATTCGAGGAAACCGAGTCAACCAGggtgggaacaggcccttcctcCCAATGCCCAGGCAGACTACTCTCCAACCTGCCCCTGTTTGGCCCATATCACTCAAATCTCATCCGATCTTTTTAAGATATTGATTTTATACATAAATATCCAAGCCAGTTCATAGTTTATACGGAATGCAAAATGTGTtagaaattacacaaatcaacatATTGCATCACAGCCATAATATCGCAGCAAACAAATAGATACaaggacaaaaaaaataacaaaaatagaaATCAAAAGTTACTCAAAACCCCATCCCTCGAAAAATGTTGCGCAGCAGAAAGAACCAACGATAAACTTTActcataaaggtgagtgaaaACAACCAACAAAACTCAGATTGTAAAATATATCTAAAGAATGGTCCCCACAACACGTGGAATCTTATGCTGGAATTATTGATTGGACAttgaatcttttctaaatttaaacagaatATCTTTCAGCTACTGAGCACAAGTAGACGGGGCCATGTCCTTCCACCTGTGTCATTCAGCATGTCTCACCAAAACAGAAATCAAAGACTAGACATAACATTTATTTGGGATCAACAAAACAATATGTAAAGTGAAAGATCATCCGCATAGAGAGACTTCATCCGCTTCCTCCAAATCCCAGGAATATATTGACACTCCTGATATGCAATCACCAATGGCTCTATGACCAGATCAAAATGTTGTAGACTTAAAGGGCATCCTTGGCGGCAACTCCTTTGCAAATTGAAAGGCTGAGACAATTGAGAGTTAGTAAGAATGGAAGTGGTGGGGCACGAACACAGTAATTTAATCCTTGTAATAAGAGTCCAAAATTAAGATCATAAATAATTACCCCCAAATTATCCATTCCACCCGATCAAAcactttctcagcatctaaagaaAGAACGCATTCAGGGACTGTGCTAGAAGGTAAATATGAATTATCCATTAACTGACGAATATTAAAATAAGAGttagttttttttataaaaccGGTCTGATCTTCCGAAACAGGTGTCAGCCATCCAACTTTTTCCTGAACATTGCAATAGCACCTGCCACAACCACCTCCTCCGGAACACCTAGTTCCATACAGCCATCAGTCTTTGCAAAAACAAATTACCCCTCAGATTccagttaaatctctcccccaacCTTAAACCAGGGGCCTCCAAACAAAttagaccatcgaccccttcatggaaaCCTTGATCCCCCATTGACCCCCAGGCAGGTTCAAATAAGTAAATAATTCTTGCCGTAGACATACTCTTTCCATGTTCATCAGTGACGGAAACTGCAGATCTGTATTCAGCCCCTCCtccactggcagccactttaaaAAATATCCTTACATTTGGTTAGTTTATGATTTTTTTCTATCAGCACCTTAAAACAATCAAGATCTTTGTTTTTCACATTAGAGCGAATCCTTTCGAGATAATCATTCATCTTTGCAAGTTTCAAGGCATCATTACTGAAAATCTTTTCATGTCGACACTGTTTCATCAGTAAACGAAGGGTCAAATCCACATTCCAATGTCCACTCCTTGTGCCACAACCCAGATTCTGTTACAtacttgaaaataaaattaaggCTAGCGAAAACGTTTTGAAGTGTTACAAGACTACAATGTCCATGACGAATAACATGGCTGTTATGTTAATAGAGTATTTAAAAAAGAGCACGATAAAAGAAATGCAAATCGATTCATCCATGTGGAAACAGGCATTACAATGACCCACTGTCTTGTGTCCAACTAATAGCAAATTATTATAACTATATTATTATCAGTATGTTTCAATAAACAGAATATAAACAGACCCTCAGGCATCAATATCAACCACTGTGGAGACCCCTGCCTTAAACCTTTGGTTACCAGTTTCCCAGCTCTGCACCAAAGACTCTGCGTTCACATCTATTCCTCTCAGGATGTTGtccacctctgtgagatcacccctcatcctcctgcacccCAAAGaataacaccccaccctgctcaGCATCTCTCAAAAGCTCCCGAGTGCTGGCAACATCCTCAAAAACTTTAACGGGAACCTGTGGGAGAATATTATTTCTAAACAGACAACAGCAGGTTGACAaatgaggtggttgaggcagaaaCTCTTGCAATATTTAAGGAAAAAACCGATACATGATGGGATGGGGTGAGAGGGATCTgaccaaaatgcaggcaggtggggccagtgTGGGTGGGGCATTATGGAGACATTGGGCCAGTTTGCATGATGTGCATCTccaaaatctctgcaccctcacaGCATCTTCCCCGCCGCATGGTGACCGAAACCTAACACAATCCTCcgaatggggcctcaccaacattTCACATCATGTCCAGATCAGCCTGTCCACTGCGTCTATGCTGCTGGGATAAGGAATGGTCCAGCGTGGCCCCAGGGTTTGCTGGTTAAGGCCACACAACACACATTCAAGTCCGACTTAATTATGCTGAGTTTGGCTGTCTCTGCGACCCTTGCATCCAGACCTCAGCCAAACACGGGGTGAAATAAAATCCCGCACTACCCATCTTATCCTTCTACCTTTACACGTACTACCTGCAGAgaagagcttcattctgtgtgcTGGATGGGCAATGATAAACAAAAGGTGTGGGGAGTGGTGTTGAAATGTCAGTGCAGaggacaaagaaagaaagatcaaTAAAAGCAGCGGAAGGACATCACTTCTTGCATTTGGGAGTCTAATGACAGGAGGAGAATCTGGAAGAGAGAGGATTGGATATAGAAAACTGTTTGAAAGGAAAGAAATACATGCAAGGACTGTTAAGATTCTTCTTTGCAGCATCCCAGTAGAGTTCAAGACTCCTGAGccgggagtggagcagtgaggggGAGAAGAGATCTCAGAACAAGAGATGGGGCATTGAGACAAGATGGTGGGATGCGTTGGCAGAAGTTTCCATCTCAGACCAAATGGTCTGAGGTCCAAATGGCCTCCATTTTTACTCCATGTTGTGGACAATTGTAGAGGTTCACAGCACTGAAGCAGGTCTTTCAGCACGACTCGGCCGTGCCAGCTATGTTGGCACTAGAACTGGTTCCATTGGCCAACATCACTCCGAACCTTCCCCAGCCATAGATATGGCCAAATGCTTTATTTAAAACTTGCAATTGTTCTCACCTCTTCTGGCACCTCTTTCCACGACCTAACATCTCTGGGAAAGAGTGAGTTTCTCCCTCGCCAAAGAACATTTTCCACtagcgggggagggggtggtgcagAAGGAGGAGGTGGTGCAGAAGGAGGAGCAAGcggcagagagagggggtggggatagGGGTAAATGAGAGAGAACGAGAGCAACCAGGTGGAATAGAGCAAAGGGAAGCCAATTTCACACCCATAACGTTCTAACCATGTCACAAGTGCAGAGTTCATAGTTCCCTGTGAATGTTGAAATGAATAAGTCCTCATTTCTCTGCAGACATAAAAGGTCTgtgacacggggggggggggggggggggtgggaggattgAAAGAGAAGTGGTTTATTTATCACAGCCCCAGAACTACAACTCCAGCCCAGTTACCTGGGTTTCCACCATCAGCAGAACCAATCCCCAGGGTATGCCCTTTACCCGGGTTCAGTTCTGAGCCTAAGGGGACACAATGCATGGGTGTTTGGTGGAACACTTAATTCATGGAATGCACCCGCCGGTGCTTCAGCAGGTGGGACAACTGGTTGAAGTCCTTCCCACACTCCGGGCAGATGAagggtctctccccagtgtggatgcGTTGATGATTGACCAAATACGatgactgggtgaagcccttgccacactcgaGGCAGGTAAATGGCCTCTCGCCGGTGTGGACTCGCTGATGGGTCAGCAAATGGGATGACTGAATGAAGCCCTTtccacactcagggcaggtgaatggTCTCTCCCCCGTGTGACCCCGCTGGTGTCTCACCAACTGCGACAGCCAGGAGAAGCCCTTCCCGCACTCGGAGCACGAAAAGggcttctccccggtgtggatcCGCTGATGGGTCAGCAGGTGGGACGAGTAGATGAACCCCTTCCCGCACTGGGAGCACGTGAAGGCCTTCTGCCCAGTGTGGACCACCTGGTGGGCCTGAAGATGGGAGGACTCTGAGAAGCCCTTCCCGCACTgggagcaggtgaagggcctctccccggtgtgaaccaCCTGGTGCCTCATAAGGTGGTATGACCGAGTGAACCCCTTACTGCACTgggagcaggtgaagggcctcttccCACCATGAACCCGCTGGTGTTTCATCATGTTTAGGGGCTGGTGTGACCTCAGGCAGTGGATCAAGTTTAAGGATTGCAGTGATTTAACAACAGGGTATATTCATTTTGGACAAAAGCTGAAGCACAGGTTTCCAGCTGGGTTGGAAAATTGTTGCTTTTCTCTTTGCCTTTATTAAGGAAATATTAGCACAGTCCTTCCAAGAACTGCAGGAAACTTTCTTCGGGAATCTTCATCAAGACCTCCAACACACGCAGAATATATGTGGGGCTACTCCTTGCTGTGGCTGGTGCACTACTTACTCCGACCGAAGTTCTGTCCACATGCGGTGATCCTCAACACCCCCAGgcagggctgggggggggggggggggacccacTGCTTTTCAACTTGGATTGCACCTTGGAATCTCTTCTCAGAAGGAAAACATGCCGTCGTCTTGGGCATTTAAATACTGGTGACATTCAGGTGCCAGTGACACCAACAGGGTCTCACTAACACTGCGGATCTGATGCGATGCCGGGTGAGATTTGTTTACACAGCAATCCCACATCTGGAAAATACCCTGTTAACCAAAAGAGTAACATTAGCAGTGAAGAAAATTCTCATCTCTATGATAAGCTGTGACATAGTTGGTTCTACTCTTTTGTTCCAACGATTTATTCCAGGTATAAAATGTCAAAGACTGCAGTGTAGAACTGGTGTCCTTTAAAATTTTGCTCTCTCCGGTGGACACAATCAGCGGATTTTATCCCCTGGGTCTCACAAGATGGTGGAGCTGATGGTTAGTGGCATATCTGGGAGAGTAGAGAACTCTTCTCAGGACAGATGGATGAAGGAATTCTGACAGGGGTATTAACTATCAGGAAGGATCACAATACAGCTCAGTATAGGCCCTTCGATGGTGTACTGACCCATACGTGCTACTAAaataaactaaaccttccctatctcataACTATCCATGAACtcatctaagagtctcttcaatggccctactgttccagcctccaccaccatctcccaCCTGAGCCCACTCATGAATGAGAATTTATTATATGTATTAGAGACCACCCCAATGGTCAGCaagaattgaaggagcaaatctgtagagagagagagcagacagctgcTGGAAACGTAAAATCGTGATAAAAGGAgagtttaactttccacatattggctggggctcccatactgtaaaagggctgggtggcttggaatttgtcaaatgtgttcagggaacttttctaaatcaatatatagaggtaccaatgagagagtgCAATCCTGGATCTCATATTGgggaagtggcatcacaggtggataaggttgtaaagagagcttttagcacattggccttcatcaatcaaagtattgagtgcaggagctgggatgttatgataaagttgtatacgACATCAGTgaaaccaaatttggagtactgtgtgcagttttggtcacctaactattggaaaggtatcaataagattcaaagactgcagagatttactaggatgttgcccgagcttcaagaactgagttacgcTGATTTTCTTCAGCACCTTGTTATTAATCCTaataagtctcctctgcaccctctccatagctaccATATCCTccctgtaataaggtgaccaaactaaacacaatattccacgTGTGGTCTAACAGAGGTTTATAGAGCTCTAACACTACCTCATgaatcttgaattcaattcctcgacAAATGAAGCCCATCAAATTATATGCCATCTTAACTATCTGATCAACTGACGTGGAAAACCTGAGAGATTTGGACCTCAAGTTCCTTCTGACAGAAGTATGtagggggaacattttgggtccagtgatcataacaccattagtttcaagtttattatggagaaggataggtctgggccttgaaatgagaaaggatttagaatgcgtggattgggataagttgtttttggtcAAGGACGTGCAAGGTATGTGGGGGACCTTCAAagatgacattttgagagtacagagtttgcatgtttctgtcagaattaaaggcgaAGTTAACAGGcagaaggaaccttggttttcaagagatattggggatctggttcagaagtaAAGTgcggtgtataacaggtatagacaacatggagtagatgaggtacttcaggagcatagaaaatgcaagaaaaacctcaagaaagaaatcaaggaGCTCAAAGAAGACATTGGGTAGGTTTGGCCGACAATGTGAAGGGAAATTTTGAGGagttctacaagtatgttaggAGTAAAAGGATAATAAAGAACAGAATTGATCCCTTTGAAGATCAAAGTGCTCAGCTTTGTATGGAGAGGTCTTGATTATTTtctcatcagtatttactcaggaaaagagctcagagttgtgggaagtaaggaaaacgagGTTATGGACCTTATACAGataaaagaggaggaagtgtttgctgccttaaagcaaataacggtggataaatccctcaggcccgacaagatattccctcgggccTTGCAGAAGGATAGTGTAAAATTTTCaggggctttggcagaaatatttaaaatgtccttagccatgggtctGGTGCCAGAGTATTGGAAGGTAgttcacgttgttccattgtttaaaaaaggctccaaaagtaaccctggaaattataggcaggtGAGACTAACGtcaattattggaaggtgctctaagagatCAATTTTTTGGATAGCGatggattgattagggatagtctgcGTGTGacatcatgtttaaccaatcttacagagtttttcaaAGAGGTTACCAGTAAAgttgacatagaaacatagaagataggaacaggagtaggtcattcgacccttcgagcctgctccgccattcaacgagatcatggctgatcttaaagttcagtaccccgtccccgccttctctccataacctttaaaacctttatactgaagaaatatatccaattccctctaaacctgcctctactgccctctgtggcaatgaattccacagattcagcaccctctgggtaaagaaattcctcttcatctcggttctaaatggtttgcctattatcctcaaaccatggccccgggttctggattttcccatcattggaaacataaaccaaaaaaggtgactcaaccgtggataacaagggaaattagagacagcattaggtcaaaagagagagcatatcaattggccaaaaaaagtaccacaaccgaagactg of the Narcine bancroftii isolate sNarBan1 chromosome 4, sNarBan1.hap1, whole genome shotgun sequence genome contains:
- the LOC138761553 gene encoding zinc finger protein 436-like, yielding MMKHQRVHGGKRPFTCSQCSKGFTRSYHLMRHQVVHTGERPFTCSQCGKGFSESSHLQAHQVVHTGQKAFTCSQCGKGFIYSSHLLTHQRIHTGEKPFSCSECGKGFSWLSQLVRHQRGHTGERPFTCPECGKGFIQSSHLLTHQRVHTGERPFTCLECGKGFTQSSYLVNHQRIHTGERPFICPECGKDFNQLSHLLKHRRVHSMN